One Octopus sinensis linkage group LG21, ASM634580v1, whole genome shotgun sequence DNA segment encodes these proteins:
- the LOC115222768 gene encoding xaa-Pro aminopeptidase 3-like → MAVVLTKSSWCDVLKVALVSLRRSKVKNGLWCRYFGQPVPKTHPHLLKEGQVTPGITEDEYRRRRIALFRNALQQRKSGAPKDMIFIFPSASKVFMSYDIPYTFRQNTEFLYLCGFLEPDSLLLIFNNPNDGNPYADPKSVLFVPPKNPERELWDGPCSGVEGTLSFTGIDAAYTVDELESFLYEYKKNHSRYTVWYNFNKPVQKKIHDRFLTRFIQESRNCNFEITDKLVQNLRLIKSEDEIELMKNSVDIASESLVKVMEFSQPGINESMLVAKMDYECRTRGAQYLAYPPVVAGGNRANTVHYVNNNQIVNDGELVLMDAGCELHGYTSDLTRTWPVSGTFSKVQREVYNAVLRCQELCLKMCRKSLSLDDIYTEMLAILGCELKALGLIESSLSGSKLMATARKFCPHHVGHYLGMDVHDTPSVSRRIRLEPGMIVTIEPGIYIPETNMMVPAEFRGIGIRIEDNVLITNSSPVILSSNCPKRVEDIEDIMNSKRY, encoded by the coding sequence ATGGCGGTCGTTCTGACCAAATCGTCTTGGTGCGATGTTTTAAAGGTTGCGTTGGTATCTTTAAGGAGAAGTAAGGTTAAAAATGGTCTTTGGTGTAGATATTTCGGACAACCAGTTCCGAAGACTCATCCACATCTTCTCAAAGAAGGCCAAGTGACTCCTGGAATTACCGAAGACGAATATCGTCGCAGACGCATCGCATTGTTTCGAAATGCTCTCCAGCAGCGAAAATCTGGTGCCCCGAAGGACATGATCTTTATATTCCCTTCAGCTTCTAAGGTATTCATGAGTTACGATATTCCTTACACTTTTAGGCAGAACACtgaatttttgtatttatgtggtTTTTTGGAACCAGACAGTTTATTATTAATCTTCAACAACCCGAATGACGGAAACCCTTATGCCGACCCGAAGTCCGTTCTATTTGTTCCTCCCAAGAACCCGGAACGCGAACTGTGGGATGGTCCTTGCTCAGGAGTTGAAGGGACGTTATCTTTTACCGGAATCGATGCTGCTTATACTGTTGACGAACTGGAGTCGTTTCTTTATGAATACAAGAAGAATCATTCTAGGTATACGGTTTGGTATAACTTTAACAAACCCGTTCAGAAGAAAATACACGACAGATTCCTGACCAGGTTTATTCAAGAAAGTAGGAACTGTAATTTTGAGATTACCGACAAATTAGTTCAAAACCTCAGACTCATCAAATCAGAGGATGAGATTGAACTGATGAAGAATTCTGTGGATATCGCTTCCGAATCCCTAGTAAAAGTAATGGAGTTTTCACAGCCAGGTATAAATGAAAGCATGCTTGTTGCTAAAATGGATTACGAATGTCGAACACGAGGTGCACAGTATCTGGCATACCCACCAGTCGTAGCTGGAGGAAATCGCGCCAACACTGTACATTATGTAAATAATAACCAAATTGTGAATGACGGTGAATTAGTTTTAATGGATGCTGGCTGTGAACTTCACGGTTATACCAGCGATCTAACCAGGACTTGGCCTGTTTCAGGAACTTTCTCGAAGGTCCAAAGAGAAGTCTATAATGCAGTTCTCAGATGTCAGGAACTGTGTTTGAAAATGTGTCGAAAGAGTCTCTCTTTGGATGATATCTACACCGAAATGCTCGCTATTTTGGGTTGTGAACTGAAAGCGTTGGGATTAATTGAATCAAGTTTAAGTGGGAGTAAGCTAATGGCAACTGCTCGGAAGTTCTGTCCCCATCATGTTGGTCATTACCTTGGCATGGATGTCCACGATACTCCGAGCGTTTCTCGCCGTATCCGTCTTGAACCTGGCATGATTGTGACTATAGAGCCTGGTATTTACATACCTGAAACCAATATGATGGTGCCAGCAGAATTTAGAGGCATTGGGATTCGAATAGAAGACAACGTGTTGATAACAAATTCTTCACCTGTCATCCTGTCCAGTAATTGTCCAAAGAGAGTTGAAGACATTGAAGATATCATGAATTCAAAGAGGTATTAG